AAAACCCCcatccctcactgatgtggcccccaaccttACTCCCCTCGCTCTAGTCccatgagtgggggaggggcagggaggactgaggttcaaggtctcaggccagattaaatcttctggggttccaggattagtggattttgtgagcccccccttggctctgaggtggggacaaaaatgtggggtccagtgtgtgggacagagctgctagtgagtgggatagggatgggggtgcaggatctctggggggaaggtggggtgcagaagagactgggagtagggtgtgtggccagagggtagagggcaggagcaggctgggaggatggggcaggagtaagctagggggagggggcaggagttgtCTAGCAGTAGGTctctggccgggggcagggtgcaggtgagtgtctggccaggagggaaggggcatGAGTAGGCTGGGGttagggtgccagaccaggggggAGAAGGCTGAAGCAGGCTTTGGGGTCCCAGGgtgttggaggggtgggggggtgcagggtctgggtggcacttacttgcttttgcatCCTGCACTGCTCTCAGGCTCCCTGTGCTAGGCATGGCTTTCTGCTGCTCTGTTGGCCGTATTCTGGCCAATtgagcagtgggaaaagcctctGGGCAGCAGGACTATGTGCTGCTGTGTGTGCACACGCATGGAGCTGTttgtggctctgcttcttccctgattgcaggaagccagtgctggctccaatccctgcagctgtgctgctgtagcatgtCAAGTGCAGACATGGCCAGAGTCTGAATTCTGCTATAGTCGTTTACTGAAAACTCTGAGAATCTTTGACCTACCTGTGAGATAGAAAACTCCCAGAGACCAAAGTTCCGTCTAAACTGCATGGCTGAGTGGCCATGCAGCTATATTCTGAGCCCTGTGCAGAGGTTCAAAACTCCCCCATCCAAACAGGGAGATTAGCTGACAGGTGGGGTCGGGGCCTCCATAAACAGCTAAACGCTGCCTGCCTTGTGCTTGAAAGGGAAGACAGTCAGCCAAGATTAGCAGGGAATGAgtggctgggaggaggaagggagtaaTTAATTGGCTTGAGGGAAAGTCCCAGCTACtggagagagagggtatgtctacactaccctcctaattcgaaataggagggtaatgtagtcataccgcaattgcaaatgaagcccgggatttgaatttcccgggcttgatttgcataaagccggccggcgccatttttaaatgccggcagttcgaaccccgtgccgcgcggctacacgcagcacggagtagctagttttccacgaggagtacagctagttcggattaggaagcctacacgcggcacggggttcgaactgcctgcatttaaaaatggcgccggccggctttatgcaaatgaagcccgggaaattcaaatcccgggcttcatttgcaattgcggtatgactacattaccctcctatttcgaattaggagggtagtgtagacatacccagagagaggcagaggcagaaacccagcagtctCTTCAATCCTCCTGGGTATCTAAATTCTGAacgtaaagatttttttttaatcctatgttactaattaatacatagtAAATTgtgttgcattaaggccagatctttatTATCTGGTAGAGTTCTGGATTTTATGAAttagaagtagcaagtactaggtatgatgctagttgttttgtaggatgaaaccttatttgcaagctttttgaaacatgcaaatgtctacaaaccctgaagccatgtgttaatttgttctggggcttctattTTTCCTCCAGTGGAAGAAGGTTAATTCCCTACCTTTGTATAGCACCTTtgtagtcactaagggtatgtctacacttgctccctagttcgaattagggttgcaaatgtaggcgactgaaattgctaatgaagcagggatttaaatatcccgtgcttcattagcatgatctcgccggcgcattactcctctcaacagctgtttcaaaagtgaaagtgcgcgccaggacacgttagtttgaaccaaaccccttggtgcgaactaatgttactcctcaaaaaacactttaaaaatgtaaactgaTTAACGTAGCTGCATTATTATAACTGATAACACAATGTATGCATATTTAAAAGATAGTGAACCGAAATGTAGTATACTAGTATTTGCTAGTATTTTCTGTTAATTTTGGAatagtttgaaatatttttataatgaaTTGCCAGTAATTCTAACTTGTCTACTTTTCAGGTCAGTTACTATTTCCCATTGAAAACTTTATGGAGGTCCTTTTTTGCTGCTTTAGTGGCTGCATTTGTTTTGCGATCCATCAATCCTTTTGGTAACAGCCGTCTTGTTCTTTTTTATGTGGAATACCATACCCCTTGGTACCTTTTTGAACTGTTTCCATTCATTCTTCTGGGGGTGTTTGGTGGGCTGTGGGGAGCATTTTTCATCCGTGCAAACATCGCCTGGTGCCGCCGACGCAAATCAACAAAATTTGGGAAGTATCCTGTCCTGGAGGTCATCATTGTTGCAGCAATAACAGCTGTCATTGCCTTTCCTAATCCATACACAAGGCTTAATACCAGTGAGCTTATCAAAGAGCTCTTCACAGACTGTGGGCCATTAGAATCCTCCTCTCTTTGTGACTACAGAAATGACATGAATGCCAGTAAGATAGTAGATGATATTCCTGATCGTCCAGCAGGCACTGGAGTTTATTCAGCCATATGGCAGCTGTGTTTAGcacttatatttaaaataattatgacAGTCTTCACCTTTGGTATCAAGGTAAGTTTGGGTgggagtttttgttgttgttgttttttgcttggCTTGTGTAAAGTAGCTCTCCAGTAATAAGAGTCTTAACACGTCCCGTGTATTCTAAATCTTTACCATGAAGTCGTTTTATTTCTGTTGTAGGTTCCATCAGGTTTGTTCATACCTAGTATGGCAATTGGAGCAATAGCAGGAAGGATTGTGGGAATTGCTGTGGAGCAGTTGGCTTATTATCACCATGACTGGTTTATCTTCAAGGAGTGGTGTGAAGTTGGAGCTGACTGTATCACGCCCGGCCTATATGCCATGGTTGGTGCCGCTGCATGCTTAGGTAACTAAATTGTAACACAACAAATAAAGGCATGATTCCTTTTCTGTTTCTGAACTAGGTAAGTTTTGATGTGAAGGAAAAAAGTTGTACTTATTAAAGCTGAAGTACAATATGGAAGAGTTTCTTATATAGTTATTTTATGTTAATAGGAAAATGTGCAGGAAATCATTGTGAACCAAAGACTAAAAAGAACATGCTGTCATATTGGGTCAGccctaggaatgtaaaatcttgATCAAAGGGGGTGCAGCccgggaggctgctccagcccaacagGCCACGCTGGAGTGGCCCCACCCACCACAGCTCTTGCCTGTGGAGCACCCTAGCCCACTGCAGACACAGGCTTCTCCtgaccagttaacctttcacatccctagtcagacTAATGGTTCATCTAATCCCATGGTCACCAAGCCATCAATCAAAATCAACTGGTCGATGGGGAGAGCTCGATCAGTCGATCGCACACGTCTGAGGCCCCGCCATTCTCCCCCATGCCCAGAAGAAGCCCCCCACTGACTCTACCTCCAATGActatggaggtagtgccggcttcctgcagcTTGTGGGGGCAGTCCCGCAGCTGCGCTCCACTTCTagggtttcaggaagtgcacaggctgctcctcctcccccaaacacctGGCGCATTTCCCAACACCCACCAGCACtttttcccctgccccagcacccatcagcaccctgccacctaccccagcaccctgtcccagccccctgtcccctgATCCAGCATCCACTAGCACCCtgacccagcaccctgtcccctgaccAAGTACCTATTGACACCTGACCCAACACCCTGTCtgctacccccaccagcacctaaTCCttaccccagcacccaccagcaccctggtcCCTTGCCTAAGCACCCTACTATCTGTCCCAGAAACcaccagcagcctgccccagcaccctgtcccctgccctcaccatcgcagttggggccacattaatgaGGCTTGTGGTTTTTTGaaggggttggttttttgcatctcacttgtgtgacccccaactgactattctgtgggtcagtgaccctgacTCAAAACATGTTCCCTGcctctctcataaataaagataatgCTGAAACttgttgtgtttgacataatattttatttaaaaatgaagcctggccaacaagcccccaattggggccaagcccccatctggttgcagcatcataacactcctgtaccccccctTGACCCCAAATCTTTGTACaaatcatacactggaaccccctgtcctgagcctctcacatccccagactcctgtacccccacgtcctcagtcttctgccacaacactcctgcaccatccacacacttcaaatctgtgtcctgagctcatcatactcccaaccttcCTGCTCTGAGTCCCTCACACAGCGCAACCCAAAGTCCTGcgccctcacatccacaagcctgtggcttgctcagcaccccaacccttcacctgaccccaacactccccagtctggagctccctccccaagccagcatttCCTtttccacatcctcctgcatccaaattccctcccagacctctcaCCCcgtcccacacccaaatcccttattcccaccccagagcctgcacctcctgtttcaacccagcgagggtacagctagactacaagaatttttccgggataccagaggtatcccagaaaaatgcTTCCGTGTCCAAGGGCGTGTTTGttcttacattttttttagtGAAAGAGTAGACACACTCTTTCGGCAACCCCTGTATTCttcgtttcatgaggaataagggggcttccaaaaaagGGTTTCTTCCAATCttgatgggccaaatgttggaaaaacctcttctgacaaaaggataaaaaaaagcagcagtgtagccgtacccttagaGTATATAAGGACCGGatatagcaaatgatggagaggaggagaacagagagggcagggcttcagggaaggggtgggtttTAGGGAAaagatggggtagatcttggcttgttctgacatttaaaaagtgattttgggcataaaaaggttggagaccactgatctaaccCGATATTGGTTATTCCAACGGTGACCAATGCTAAATGCTTCAGAAGAAATGAACAAGGATGCAACCCTAACCAAGTTGGCTAATACCAATGGATAGACCTTCCCTCCATGAATATacctacaggattttttttcaacCCAGTTATACTTTCCCACATCATCCATGGGAACAATTTCCACAGATCAAatgtgcactgtgtgaaaaagcacgtcctgctgtctattaattttattgggtgaCCTCTGGTTCTTCTGTTGTTTGAAGGGGTAGATAGCACTTccgtattcactttctccatgtcattcatgattttacagactttTGTCATATCTCTCCCCCGTCCTCTGTTTTCTGAGATGaacagtccaagtctttttaatcttcatTTGAAAGCTGGTCCATACTCCCATTTTTGTTGCCAGGGTCTTTACCTTTTCTATTTCTAATAAATCTTTTTTGAGaaagggtgaccagaattgcattAAGTATTTAAAGTGTAGGCATACCattgatttatatagtggcaatatgattttttttgttttattatcgtTCCCTTTTGCTAATGATTCCTAAAGTTCTGCATGTTGATAGGCTCTTTTTTTCTTGCAGGTGGTGTGACAAGAATGACTGTCTCCCTAGTGGTCATTGTATTTGAGCTGACAGGTGGACTGGAGTACATTGTGCCCCTCATGGCTGCAGTGATGACCAGTAAATGGGTGGGTGACGCTTTTGGTAGGGAAGGCATCTATGAAGCGCACATCCGGCTGAATGGCTATCCTTTCTTGGATGCTAAAGAAGAATTCACTCACACAACACTGGCTGCTGATGTTATGAGGCCTCGGAGGAGTGATCCACCATTGGCAGTGCTGACTCAGGATAACATGACAGTGGAAGATATAGAAAACCTGATCAATGAAACGAGCTATAATGGTTTCCCTGTTATAATGTCGAAAGAGTCTCAGAGACTAGTGGGATTTGCTTTAAGGAGAGACTTAACTATCGCAATAGGTAATTATTTTACAGTTCTGTAAGATGTATATGTTCTCACTCAACTGTATTAATACTTTAAAACTGAATTTATTATTTATGTCTTACTTTTGTACATGAATGCTTCATGTGTTTTATAGTCCAGAGATGTAGCACAAGCTGTTGGTTCCTTTCACATCACCTTGATCAAGATGCTTAGAACTTCTTTTTACAGTGGTGTCTTGCAATAATAGGTTCTGAAACTGGACACAATTCCATAAAAACCCTGGGATTGCTACACTGTGACAGACTAATTAAACCATCTAGTTCAGTACTCTTGTCATCTTCCGCAGTGGCCAGTGCTAATTTCTTGAGAAGAAATTATGAAATCCCCCACAAGACCTACCTGTGCAATGTACCATGGAAGTACTGTGGAAGGAAGAAAGGTCATTCGTTGCCACTGCCATACTGTTTGTGGCTTTGTACCAACACTTCTTCACCTGAGATGAAACTTCTTACAACTTCAGTGCTCCTGGAATAGGGGCTTAGGGTGGCTGTCTTGCCTAGTGGTGGGATTCACTCAGTTTACCTCCCATACTGGGGATTCCTCTGTAATCTCCCTTGACCAGGAAACTAGTGCTTACTTCCAGATggctgcctggctggcaggccagtGTTCCATCCTTTCAGGCAGGGAGTCAGCTAGCTCCTACCATTTCACTAGCTcccaactgagccaggctcctgttttttttaaatcccccctcaggcctggcattggcaacAGGTATAGTGGGGCAAGGCTAAATGGGACTAAAGTTTTGTTTAACCCCTGTTGTGTTGGCTGGCAATCTCTGTTTCTTCATAGCTCCATTATTATAATTTTCAAGCTGCAGAGTTCTCTGAGAAATATTGCCTGAGTCACCCCTCTGTGGGCACCTGAACATGACTTCAAACTTAATATAAAATCTTATACAAATCTATAAACCCCTGGGCTGTTTTATTAATTTTGATTCAAAAGGTAGAAAAGTTAGACCAAGTTTTAGCATTACAGTCATGCCAAACAGGTGGTTTACTTGTAAATGTCTAATACTGTAATTGATTTTTGGAGTTAGTTTCATGTCAGAATATCAAGTTCTGCTTGAACCCTCTAAAATACAGTGATTCAGTGTGGTATTTTGAATGTACATATCATAAAATTGGAACACAGCAAAATTATTCATTTAAAGAGACAGGCTTATGTCAGAAAATGGTGTAACTATTATTCTTGTAGTTAACTCCTAATATTCCCTGTAACTGAAAGTCTAGAAGAacataagttattttaaaaactattttttcaaTCTGTTCTCTTGAAATGAAATTCACCTGTGCAGGTGGCAGAATACAAATTCTACATATAATACATATGATTGTTATCGAGGTGCTGATAAGCTAGTATTATCTACCTCAAAATGTATATGAAAGTCAAAATAGTTGAATTTTAAACTGTCATCTTTCATTTACTTTCTAGAGTACCTGGTAGTAGATTACAGACAAAGATTTATCTTCATAAGAATCTTTTTTCAGGCAAGATTCATTTTAGCATCTAAATTACATAGTGGAAATTATTCAGTCTTAAATTTGTGCATCAGAAGAATCACCGTTGGAAATGATAGGCGTAGGGAAGTTTGTCCAAAATGAGGGAAGACTTTGAAAGGGTATTAAGATCTGACACAAATAAGCAAATTACACATTTTCACAGAAACAGAGAACATTTGCTCAGCTTTAACTAATATAGCTAATATATGACAAACCTTGGCAGCGTTACTGTCTATTTGTTACATGAGACTGCATTCTTTCTGAACTATTCCTTCCACATGTAGCAGTCAGCATTATGTGCTTCCTCCACATTAGATCTTCTCCTTCCCTTTATTGTTTGTTTAATTGTGTTAAGGGAATGCCAGGGGATGTACACAGTAGCCACCTTTGAAAAAAGAAAGATCCCTATGGCATGGCACAAATATTTGAGAGCAGTGAACAAGCAACATGAAACAAGTCatattggttaattttttaaatggcaCCTACTGTATATTAAGTGCTCGTTAGGCTTCCACAACCTATCTCAGGGAGTGACAAGGATGTTCAACTTTCAATGCCTCCTCTCTACTCTAGATTTGAAGCTCAGTTGATGGCATTTTGTGACTTTCCATCCAAACAGTTAATTCCTTGAAATGCCTACCTTGAACTTTCCTCGTGTCATATGAGCACTCCCTCAGTCTCCACTCAATAATGTGCTTTGGCTTCTGCAGCAAATGAGTATGGTAACAGTAGGACACTCAATGTGAGTGCACACTATTGAGATAGTCCTCACGCTCTTATGAAACCATCTGTTTCTGTGCACTACACAGATAGTGGCTGCCTGATGTTATTACGTAGCATGATATTTCCCAATGTGCATATTTGAGATCTTTACTAAATTACACCAAAAGTAGTGTCTGGCTATAAATTGTATAGTAAATAGCtcctcttctttgagtgattgtgcATGTGCATTCTAATATGTGTCTGTGTGCCACGTGCACAGTCATCAGatttttccctagcagtacccgtTGGGTCAGCTGTGGTATCTTCTCTGGTGATGCTTCACAATGACACATATATACCCTTCCAACCTTCTTTCCGCCAGTGACGGTCACTGAAGCTTCTGACTTCTTGCTTTGCAAATAGttagtgcctagcacagtggtcaccaaccagtagataagaatctactggtagatcttggaacctctgacaggggatcctagctggtttggccaagaggttatcaagcccAGTACTTCAGCTGCTCACagactgctgcacatctcctgtcctttgctttggagctgccccctcaGGAGTCTCTGCTTTctgttcagggcaggggaggggtgctgaTATGAagatcccctctcccaccctgtgacCTATCTCCCCAGAGcggagagggggcacagcaggtcTTGGGAtagggtttgctggctgcttttggaagtggtgcaaggtcaggacaggggtgagcctaccttagccccattgcaccaccacccaagagccacctgagataagcagggccctgctggtgcccacatcctgacaccctcccccagtcatgaaccccctcctacactccaagccccttccctagccccaagcaccctgcatccaaatgccctcccagagcctgcacttagaACCTCCTCTGGTACCCCAACTGCCtgtcccaagctcagctcagagcccccctcacactGCAGATCCCTTaattcaagaccagagcctgcaccccaaccctctgccccagactggtgaaagtgaggaaggatggggaagggagggagaatggagtgagcaggggcggggcctcggcgaaggggcacaaaggaggcggggcaagggtttttgggtttgaggtagatcttggattgcacttaaattcaaaaagtgatctcatgcgtaaaaaggttggagaccactgccctagcatAGCAttcctttgttgttgttgttgttgtgtggaTTAGTTGTTTCCTTCAAGTTACTTAGAGTAGTTAGTTTTTACAGGAGGTTCCCCCATCCTGTTGTTTATGCTCCTGGGGCATGGAGCTTCCCCCAGGCTTTCAAGCAGTATGCAAAGTGTAGCAAGTATATGCAGCAggagttctcagcttttctgcatGAGGGCCACATGTCACTAAGATGGCCCTCCAGGCAGCCTTGGATTCTGAGGACTCGGCAGCTAGCATGATGACCCTGGCCATAGTGATGAGATGTAACTCATGGCTGCAGATGTCCAGTCTCCCAGCAGAGATGCAGCGCACAATCCAGGACCTGCCTTTCAATGGGACAGGCCTGTTTGCTGAAAAGACACATTCCCGTCTGCACAGCCTCAAGGACTGCAGGATTACCCTGAAGTTCTTGGTTATTTACACTCCAGAGCCTCAGTGCCACCATTTTAGGCCGTATCGCTCTGTGGGACCTCTGCATTCCTCACAACATTCAACTGCAAGCCTTGTATCTTCTGAGCATGCAGAGCAACCTTGCAGATTGTCTCAAATGGTCTGCTCAGTCCCATGAGTGGTACCTCAGGGCAGACATGGCTCTCTCCATGTTCTGCGAGTGGGTCCTTTCCCAGGTGGACTTGTTCATGACCCGCCTAAACAGGAAGTGACTGAGGTTCTGCTCCTTTTAGGGCCACAGCCAGGGAGTCTCTGTCGGAGGCTTTTCACCTGTGCTGGATGGAGTAGTACCTGTACACTTTCCTTCCAGTGCCATTAATACTAAGGATCTTCCTCAGAATTCAACAGGACAAAGTGGCAGTGATACTGATAGCACCAGAAGGCTGAGGCAGCACACAATCACTACACTGCTGTCCCTGTCGGTGACTGGCCCATGATGCTCCCTCTGGTTCCCAAACTGATAATGCAGGAGTTCGACAGGTTGTTCCACCCAAACCTCATGGTGAGGAAGCTCCATGACTAAACCAACTTGGACTCAGTCAGGGAAGTCTTAATAAGCAGCCACAAATCCTCTTTTAGGGCTACTTATCTCGCCAAGAGGAAGAGGTTCTTTTTGTGGTCCCTCCAGCAGAACACAGTTCCACTGCTTTTGGGCTACCTCCTTCACCTCAAATACCAGGATTTGGCTGAGACAGCCATGAAAGTACATCTGGCAGTTACTTTAGCTTTCCACCTAGGTTTGGGGGTAAAGTCCATCTTTGGGGATCTAGTGGTGAGCCGTTTGCTTCAGGGTCTGGCGAGGCAGATGTTACCGCCCTGGGACTTGAATTTGGTGCTTTCTCAGTTCAAGGCCCTACCATTTGAGCCCCTGGCTACCTGTTCTTTAGCCTATCTTTCATTCAGAGTGGCCTTCCTGGTAGCTATTCAGACAGGTGTTGGAGCTGCCAGCCCTCATTCCTGAgcccccatatatatatatatattataaggATAAAGAGTAGCTGTGGCCCCATCCTGCATTCCTGTCAAGGGTTGTGTTGCCTTGTCATGTAAATCAGGATGTCTTTCTCCCTATTTTTGTCTCTAAACTACGTGACAGGGATAGGGCATTTCACTCCCTGGCTGTCCAGTGTGCCCTGGCCTTTTATTTCTAATGCACTAAAACATTCCACCAGTCAATGCAGCTCATCATCTCCATTGCAGACTGCATGAAGGGCCTTCTGGTTACGTTGCAGCACCTGTCATCCTGGATCACTACGGGCATCAAGCTGCACTATGACTTGGTCACGGTGCCGGCCCCACCTATCACAGCACATTCCACACAGGCGTAAGCCTTGGCAACGGCCTTTCTGGCACAAGTCCTGATTCAGGACATCAGCAGAGCAGATTCATGGTTCTCAGTTCACACCTTCACGACCCATTACACCCTCCCCCAGCAGTCCCAGGATGATGCAGTGTTTGGCAGAGCTACAGTGCACTCAGCAATGAGTTGAAGTCCGACCCTTCCACTGTACAAACTGCTGAGTCACATATCGGAATGCACacgagcaatcacttgaagaagaaagaatggttacttacctttgtaactattgttcttcaaggtgtgttgctcatgtctgttACAGACCCTTCCACCTCCCCTGTTAGAAGAAGGAACTGAAGTGGAGGTTGGCAGGGGTACATATGTGACTCTGGGAGGTGTCACCACAGAAGGCGCCAGAGCTGACCCACCAGATACCACTAGAGAAAAGTCTTCTGACGATCATGAACGTGGTACACGCACAtattggaatagacatgagcaatgcatcttgaagaaccacagtTATGAAAGGtctaagtaaccgttctttctgcTTGTTTTCTGTCAAGTGCATGTAGTGAAGAGAAAAGAGGTGATTgtgaaaataaaatttcagaatAATACACAGGATGAAATCTGGTTGCAGTCTGATGACATTCATTGTACTTGCATGTTACGCTAAATACTTTATAAATCTAAGTGATTTTTCAacctattttttccttctcttaatTATAGAAAGCGCTAGAAAGAAGCAGGAAGGTATTGTTGGTAGTTCCAGAGTCTGTTTTGCCCAACATACCCCATCACTTCCAGCAGAAAGTCCCCGGCCTTTGAAACTTAGAAGCATTCTTGATATGAGCCCTTTCACCGTGACAGATCACACACCAATGGAAATAGTGGTGGATATTTTCCGCAAGCTGGGTCTGAGGCAGTGCCTTGTAACACACAATGGGTGAGTACAGATCAGAAATACTGTTAATTTGGTCAAATGTAATACTGGAGACTAGTGTAATATGCCGACAACTTAAATTGAATTCCGATGTGATTCAGGCCTATCACATTTAACGACCTCATTGCAATCTGACCTCAGCAATGGAGAGCCTGTAGTTGAGCCAGAATTTGAACTTTTGTGGTCAATTTTAGTTGCTAATAAGAAATGCCACTTAAAAAGCTGTACCTCACTGAAACTGTTCCAGCAGGAATAGCCTTGAAACAACGAATTCTGTCTGAATGCCGTATTGTGACAGATCACCATTAGGAACTTAAATTGCATGCAAATACAAGGGGAAAGctcatttaatctctctctctctccctctgctcccctttcTCTGTGCCCCTTTTCTGACATTGTCCATTTGCAGCCAGTCAAAAATGGACTGTGTAGAGCAAAATCACatggggaaaaaatcagttttatttttaCCTCTCTACAgccttatttttttgttttgaaataacagatataaaattcaggacaatgggatgttttCTTTATTCTCACTGGTTTCCTCATGAGGCAGGGGGTAGGAGTATCTGGTTTACCGCATTAGCGGCTTTGTAATGAGCTACAGCATCTTTCTTCTCTTGTGAGCCAATAAGTAAAAAAGTAATTCTCCATTTCCATCCATGTAAAATTATCTATACTCTATTTCCATACACTCTCTAAATTCAAATCCATTGTgctttgttttaaagaaaatacaGAATGGCTATAAGATTTTTTTTGC
Above is a window of Pelodiscus sinensis isolate JC-2024 chromosome 5, ASM4963464v1, whole genome shotgun sequence DNA encoding:
- the CLCN3 gene encoding H(+)/Cl(-) exchange transporter 3 isoform X4; translation: MGTHYTMTNGGSINSSTHLLDLLDEPIPGVGTYDDFHTIDWVREKCKDRERHRRINSKKKESAWEMTKSLYDAWSGWLVVTLTGLASGALAGLIDIAADWMTDLKEGICLSALWFNHEQCCWGSNETTFEERDKCPQWKTWAELIIGQAEGPGSYIMNYIMYIFWALSFAFLAVSLVKIFAPYACGSGIPEIKTILSGFIIRGYLGKWTLLIKTITLVLAVASGLSLGKEGPLVHVACCCGNIFSYLFPKYSTNEAKKREVLSAASAAGVSVAFGAPIGGVLFSLEEVSYYFPLKTLWRSFFAALVAAFVLRSINPFGNSRLVLFYVEYHTPWYLFELFPFILLGVFGGLWGAFFIRANIAWCRRRKSTKFGKYPVLEVIIVAAITAVIAFPNPYTRLNTSELIKELFTDCGPLESSSLCDYRNDMNASKIVDDIPDRPAGTGVYSAIWQLCLALIFKIIMTVFTFGIKVPSGLFIPSMAIGAIAGRIVGIAVEQLAYYHHDWFIFKEWCEVGADCITPGLYAMVGAAACLGGVTRMTVSLVVIVFELTGGLEYIVPLMAAVMTSKWVGDAFGREGIYEAHIRLNGYPFLDAKEEFTHTTLAADVMRPRRSDPPLAVLTQDNMTVEDIENLINETSYNGFPVIMSKESQRLVGFALRRDLTIAIESARKKQEGIVGSSRVCFAQHTPSLPAESPRPLKLRSILDMSPFTVTDHTPMEIVVDIFRKLGLRQCLVTHNGIVLGIITKKNILEHLEQLKQHVEPLAPPWHYNKKRYPPSYGPDGKPRSRINNVQLKPIAEEREETEEEVHLLNSTTL
- the CLCN3 gene encoding H(+)/Cl(-) exchange transporter 3 isoform X2, whose protein sequence is MDVSSDPYLPYDGGGDNIPLRELHKRGTHYTMTNGGSINSSTHLLDLLDEPIPGVGTYDDFHTIDWVREKCKDRERHRRINSKKKESAWEMTKSLYDAWSGWLVVTLTGLASGALAGLIDIAADWMTDLKEGICLSALWFNHEQCCWGSNETTFEERDKCPQWKTWAELIIGQAEGPGSYIMNYIMYIFWALSFAFLAVSLVKIFAPYACGSGIPEIKTILSGFIIRGYLGKWTLLIKTITLVLAVASGLSLGKEGPLVHVACCCGNIFSYLFPKYSTNEAKKREVLSAASAAGVSVAFGAPIGGVLFSLEEVSYYFPLKTLWRSFFAALVAAFVLRSINPFGNSRLVLFYVEYHTPWYLFELFPFILLGVFGGLWGAFFIRANIAWCRRRKSTKFGKYPVLEVIIVAAITAVIAFPNPYTRLNTSELIKELFTDCGPLESSSLCDYRNDMNASKIVDDIPDRPAGTGVYSAIWQLCLALIFKIIMTVFTFGIKVPSGLFIPSMAIGAIAGRIVGIAVEQLAYYHHDWFIFKEWCEVGADCITPGLYAMVGAAACLGGVTRMTVSLVVIVFELTGGLEYIVPLMAAVMTSKWVGDAFGREGIYEAHIRLNGYPFLDAKEEFTHTTLAADVMRPRRSDPPLAVLTQDNMTVEDIENLINETSYNGFPVIMSKESQRLVGFALRRDLTIAIESARKKQEGIVGSSRVCFAQHTPSLPAESPRPLKLRSILDMSPFTVTDHTPMEIVVDIFRKLGLRQCLVTHNGIVLGIITKKNILEHLEQLKQHVEPLAPPWHYNKKRYPPSYGPDGKPRSRINNVQLKPIAEEREETEEEVHLLNSTTL
- the CLCN3 gene encoding H(+)/Cl(-) exchange transporter 3 isoform X1, with protein sequence MESEQLFHRGYYRNSYNSITSASSDEELLDGAGVIMDFQTSEDDNLLDGDASIGTHYTMTNGGSINSSTHLLDLLDEPIPGVGTYDDFHTIDWVREKCKDRERHRRINSKKKESAWEMTKSLYDAWSGWLVVTLTGLASGALAGLIDIAADWMTDLKEGICLSALWFNHEQCCWGSNETTFEERDKCPQWKTWAELIIGQAEGPGSYIMNYIMYIFWALSFAFLAVSLVKIFAPYACGSGIPEIKTILSGFIIRGYLGKWTLLIKTITLVLAVASGLSLGKEGPLVHVACCCGNIFSYLFPKYSTNEAKKREVLSAASAAGVSVAFGAPIGGVLFSLEEVSYYFPLKTLWRSFFAALVAAFVLRSINPFGNSRLVLFYVEYHTPWYLFELFPFILLGVFGGLWGAFFIRANIAWCRRRKSTKFGKYPVLEVIIVAAITAVIAFPNPYTRLNTSELIKELFTDCGPLESSSLCDYRNDMNASKIVDDIPDRPAGTGVYSAIWQLCLALIFKIIMTVFTFGIKVPSGLFIPSMAIGAIAGRIVGIAVEQLAYYHHDWFIFKEWCEVGADCITPGLYAMVGAAACLGGVTRMTVSLVVIVFELTGGLEYIVPLMAAVMTSKWVGDAFGREGIYEAHIRLNGYPFLDAKEEFTHTTLAADVMRPRRSDPPLAVLTQDNMTVEDIENLINETSYNGFPVIMSKESQRLVGFALRRDLTIAIESARKKQEGIVGSSRVCFAQHTPSLPAESPRPLKLRSILDMSPFTVTDHTPMEIVVDIFRKLGLRQCLVTHNGIVLGIITKKNILEHLEQLKQHVEPLAPPWHYNKKRYPPSYGPDGKPRSRINNVQLKPIAEEREETEEEVHLLNSTTL